CGACCACTACCACCGCTGGCGCGAGGACATCGACCTGATGCGCCGCCTGGGCACGAACGCCTACCGGCTCTCCGTCGCCTGGCCGCGCGTCGTGCCCGGCGGCGACGGCCCGGTCAACGCCAAGGGGCTCGCCTTCTACGACGAGCTGGTCGACGCCCTGCTGGAGGCGGGCATCACGCCCTCCGTCACCCTCTACCACTGGGACCTGCCGCAGGTGCTCCAGGACCGCGGCGGCTGGCCCGAGCGCGCCACCGCCGAGCACTTCGCGGCGTACGCGGGGGTGGTCGCCGACCGCCTCGGTGACCGCGTCACGCACTGGACCACGCTGAACGAGCCCTCCTGCTCCGCCTGGATCGGTCATCTGGAGGGCAGGATGGCGCCCGGTCTGACCGATCTGACGGCGGCCGTCCGCGCCTCCTACCACCTGCTCCTCGGGCACGGCCTGGCCGCGCAGGCGGTCCGCGCCGCCGCACCGGACGCGCGGGTCGGCATCGTCAACAACCTCTCCACCGTCTTCCCCGCCAGCGACCGGCCCGAGGACCTGGCCGCCGCCCGCCGCCACGACGGGCACGTCAACCGCTGGTGGCTCGACCCGGTGCACGGCCGCGGCTTCCCCGCCGACATGCGCGAGGTCTACGGCGTCGAGCTGCCCGAGCGCCCCGGCGACGCGGAGACCATCGCCGCCCCGCTGGACTGGGTCGGGCTGAACTACTACTTCCCGGCGACGGTCGCCGACGACCCGGACGGGCCGGTGCCGTACGCCCGCGCCGTGCGCCTGCCCGACGTGCCGCGCACCGGCATGGACTGGGAGATCGACGCGAGCGGCATCGAGACGCTGCTGCTGCGCCTCACCGACGAGTACGG
The sequence above is drawn from the Streptomyces sp. SAT1 genome and encodes:
- a CDS encoding GH1 family beta-glucosidase; translation: MSDAIDLAALPHDFLWGTATSAYQIEGAVAEDGRSPSIWDTFSHTPGKVDNDDHGDVACDHYHRWREDIDLMRRLGTNAYRLSVAWPRVVPGGDGPVNAKGLAFYDELVDALLEAGITPSVTLYHWDLPQVLQDRGGWPERATAEHFAAYAGVVADRLGDRVTHWTTLNEPSCSAWIGHLEGRMAPGLTDLTAAVRASYHLLLGHGLAAQAVRAAAPDARVGIVNNLSTVFPASDRPEDLAAARRHDGHVNRWWLDPVHGRGFPADMREVYGVELPERPGDAETIAAPLDWVGLNYYFPATVADDPDGPVPYARAVRLPDVPRTGMDWEIDASGIETLLLRLTDEYGARKIHVTENGSSFPDTVGPDGTVDDTGRQDYLVRHLAACASAARKGAPLAGYFAWSLLDNFEWAYGYDKRFGLVHVDYRTQVRTVKGSGHRYAEIVRAHREGGRRAA